A single genomic interval of Balaenoptera musculus isolate JJ_BM4_2016_0621 chromosome 14, mBalMus1.pri.v3, whole genome shotgun sequence harbors:
- the LOC118906776 gene encoding LOW QUALITY PROTEIN: geminin-like (The sequence of the model RefSeq protein was modified relative to this genomic sequence to represent the inferred CDS: inserted 2 bases in 1 codon): MNHSMKQKQGIQENVKSSPVPRRTLKMIQPSMAGSLVGRENELVKSLSKRKHWNDQLISKTSSSGVVTDPEHSENKNLGGVTQEAFDLMITENPSSQYWKEVAEKRRKALYEALKENEKLHKEIEQKDNEIARLKKGNKELAEVAEHVQYMAEIIXRLNQEPLDNFESPDSQEFDSEEETGEDSEVEDSEIGTCAEEVVSSSTDAKPCV, from the exons ATGAATCACAGTATGAAGCAGAAACAAGGAATCCAAGAGAATGTAAAGAGTAGTCCTGTTCCAAGAAGAACTCTGAAGATGATTCAGCCTTCTATGGCTGGATCGCTAGTCGGAAGAGAAAATGAGTTGGTTAAAAGCCTGTCCAAACGGAAACATTGGAATGACCAGTTAATATCTAAGACTTCCAGCTCTGGAGTTGTTACTGACCCAGAacatagtgaaaataaaaatcttggaGGCGTCACCCAAGAAGCATTTGATCTTATGATTACAGAAAATCCATCCTCTCAATATTGGAAAGAAGTGGCGGAAAAACGGAGGAAGGCTCTCTATGAAGCacttaaggaaaatgagaaacttCATAAAGAAATTGAACAAAAGGACAATGAAATTGCCCGCCTGAAGAAGGGGAATAAGGAATTGGCAGAAGTAGCAGAACATGTACAGTATATGGCGGAGATAAT GAGACTGAATCAAGAACCTCTGGATAACTTTGAATCACCGGATAGTCAGGAATTTGATTCTGAAGAGGAAACTGGTGAGGATTCTGAAGTAGAAGACTCAGAAATTGGTACATGTGCTGAAGAAGTTGTCTCTTCCTCTACAGATGCAAAACCGTGTGTGTGA